One window of the Canis aureus isolate CA01 chromosome 1, VMU_Caureus_v.1.0, whole genome shotgun sequence genome contains the following:
- the SPINT2 gene encoding kunitz-type protease inhibitor 2 isoform X1 — translation MAQLRGPGRCGALVALLASLLLFRAEAADGERGVHDFCHVSKVVGRCRASFPRWWYNVTDGSCQQFVYGGCEGNKNNYMTKEECLKKCAGVTENTVDDLATSRNGAESSVPSVSRRQDSDDLSSDIFDYEEYCTAKAVTGPCRASFPRWYFDVEKNSCDSFIYGGCRGNKNSYLSKEECMHRCFGKQLYSVLPHGTKGSEALLSSPVVVLVGLFLMVLIVLLGASVVCLIRVARRSQERTLRTVWSSGDDKEQLVKNTYVL, via the exons ATGGCGCAGCTCCGTGGGCCGGGGCGGTGCGGGGCGCTCGTCGCCCTGCTGGCCTCGCTGCTGCTCTTCCGGGCTGAGGCGGCCGACGGAGAACGTGGCGTCCACG acTTTTGTCACGTTTCGAAGGTTGTGGGAAGATGCCGGGCCTCCTTCCCTAGGTGGTGGTACAATGTCACTGATGGATCCTGCCAGCAGTTTGTGTATGGTGGCTGtgaagggaataaaaataattacatgacCAAGGAGGAGTGTCTTAAGAAATGTGCTGGTGTCACAG AGAACACTGTTGATGATCTGGCCACCAGCAGGAATGGAGCAGAGTCCTCTGTCCCCAGTG TTTCCAGAAGGCAGGATTCTGATGACCTTTCCAGTGATATTTTCGACTACGAAg AGTACTGCACTGCCAAAGCAGTCACTGGGCCTTGCCGTGCATCCTTCCCACGCTGGTACTTCGATGTGGAGAAGAACTCTTGTGACAGCTTCATCTATGGAGGGTGCCGGGGCAATAAAAACAGCTATCTCTCCAAGGAGGAGTGCATGCACCGCTGCTTTG GCAAGCAGTTGTACTCTGTTCTACCCCATGGCACTAAAG GTTCTGAggcccttctctcctctccagtGGTGGTCCTGGTGGGGCTGTTCTTGATGGTCCTCATCGTCTTGCTGGGGGCCTCCGTGGTCTGCCTAATCAGGGTGGCGCGGAGGAGCCAGGAGCGCACCCTCCGCACCGTCTGGAGCTCTGGGGACGACAAGGAGCAGCTGGTGAAGAACACCTACGTCCTGTGA
- the SPINT2 gene encoding kunitz-type protease inhibitor 2 isoform X2 — translation MAQLRGPGRCGALVALLASLLLFRAEAADGERGVHDFCHVSKVVGRCRASFPRWWYNVTDGSCQQFVYGGCEGNKNNYMTKEECLKKCAGVTENTVDDLATSRNGAESSVPSVSRRQDSDDLSSDIFDYEEYCTAKAVTGPCRASFPRWYFDVEKNSCDSFIYGGCRGNKNSYLSKEECMHRCFGKQLYSVLPHGTKVVVLVGLFLMVLIVLLGASVVCLIRVARRSQERTLRTVWSSGDDKEQLVKNTYVL, via the exons ATGGCGCAGCTCCGTGGGCCGGGGCGGTGCGGGGCGCTCGTCGCCCTGCTGGCCTCGCTGCTGCTCTTCCGGGCTGAGGCGGCCGACGGAGAACGTGGCGTCCACG acTTTTGTCACGTTTCGAAGGTTGTGGGAAGATGCCGGGCCTCCTTCCCTAGGTGGTGGTACAATGTCACTGATGGATCCTGCCAGCAGTTTGTGTATGGTGGCTGtgaagggaataaaaataattacatgacCAAGGAGGAGTGTCTTAAGAAATGTGCTGGTGTCACAG AGAACACTGTTGATGATCTGGCCACCAGCAGGAATGGAGCAGAGTCCTCTGTCCCCAGTG TTTCCAGAAGGCAGGATTCTGATGACCTTTCCAGTGATATTTTCGACTACGAAg AGTACTGCACTGCCAAAGCAGTCACTGGGCCTTGCCGTGCATCCTTCCCACGCTGGTACTTCGATGTGGAGAAGAACTCTTGTGACAGCTTCATCTATGGAGGGTGCCGGGGCAATAAAAACAGCTATCTCTCCAAGGAGGAGTGCATGCACCGCTGCTTTG GCAAGCAGTTGTACTCTGTTCTACCCCATGGCACTAAAG tGGTGGTCCTGGTGGGGCTGTTCTTGATGGTCCTCATCGTCTTGCTGGGGGCCTCCGTGGTCTGCCTAATCAGGGTGGCGCGGAGGAGCCAGGAGCGCACCCTCCGCACCGTCTGGAGCTCTGGGGACGACAAGGAGCAGCTGGTGAAGAACACCTACGTCCTGTGA